One genomic window of Cinclus cinclus chromosome 6, bCinCin1.1, whole genome shotgun sequence includes the following:
- the CTSD gene encoding cathepsin D, with amino-acid sequence MGPRGLLLLLALAGSCASLIRIPLTKFPSMRRILREAGSEIPDMNSITEAIKYKLGFAGEGKPTPEILKNYMDAQYFGVIGIGTPPQNFTVIFDTGSSNLWVPSVHCSMLDIACMVHHKYDSAKSSTYVKNGTKFAIRYGTGSLSGFLSQDVVTLGDLKIQDQIFGEATKQPGMTFIAAKFDGILGLAFPRISVEGAEPFFDNVMKQKLVDKNMFSFYLNRDPSGVPGGEMVLGGTDPKYYKGEFSWFNVTRKAYWQIHMDSVDVANGPTLCEGGCEAIVDTGTSLITGPTKEVKKIQQAIGAKPLIKGEYMVPCEKVPTLPNITMTIGGKPFVLTGEQYILKIGASGETICMSGFSGLDIPPPGGPLWILGDVFIGPYYSAFDRDNNRVGFAISA; translated from the exons ATGGGGCCCCGcggcctcctcctgctgctcgcCCTGGCCGGGTCCTGCGCCTCCCTCATCAG GATCCCCCTGACCAAGTTCCCTTCCATGCGGCGCATCTTGAGAGAGGCGGGCAGTGAGATCCCAGATATGAATTCCATCACCGAGGCCATCAAGTACAAGCTGGGCTTTGCCGGGGAGGGCAAGCCCACTCCAGAGATTTTGAAGAACTACATGGAT GCCCAGTATTTTGGGGTGATCGGTATTGGAACACCGCCCCAGAATTTCACCGTGATCTTTGACACTGGCTCCTCCAACCTCTGGGTGCCATCTGTGCACTGTTCCATGTTGGACATTGCCTGCA TGGTGCACCACAAGTATGACTCTGCTAAATCCAGCACCTACGTGAAGAACGGCACCAAGTTTGCCATCCGCTATGGGACAGGGAGCCTTTCTGGGTTCCTCAGCCAAGATGTAGTCACG CTTGGTGACTTGAAAATCCAGGATCAGATCTTTGGGGAGGCCACGAAGCAGCCAGGCATGACATTCATCGCTGCCAAGTTTGATGGCATCCTGGGCCTGGCATTCCCACGGATCTCTGTGGAGGGTGCTGAGCCTTTCTTCGATAACGTCATGAAGCAGAAGCTGGTCGACAAAAATATGTTCTCTTTCTACCTAAACAG AGATCCATCTGGTGTCCCTGGCGGTGAGATGGTCCTGGGAGGAACTGACCCCAAGTATTACAAGGGCGAGTTCAGCTGGTTTAACGTCACACGCAAGGCCTACTGGCAGATCCACATGGACTC GGTGGACGTTGCCAACGGGCCGACCCTGTGTGAGGGGGGCTGTGAGGCCATTGTAGACACGGGAACCTCACTCATCACTGGCCCCACCAAAGAAGTGAAGAAGATACAACAGGCCATTGGTGCTAAACCACTCATAAAAGGCGAG TACATGGTCCCCTGTGAAAAAGTGCCAACACTGCCTAACATCACAATGACAATAGGAGGGAAGCCCTTCGTCCTCACAGGAGAGCAGTATATCCTCAAG ATTGGTGCATCAGGAGAGACTATATGCATGAGTGGCTTTTCAGGCCTGGACATCCCACCCCCTGGGGGCCCACTCTGGATCCTGGGAGATGTCTTTATTGGACCCTACTACTCCGCCTTTGACCGTGATAACAACCGTGTTGGCTTTGCCATAAGTGCCTAA